The following coding sequences lie in one Lentilactobacillus sp. SPB1-3 genomic window:
- the dusB gene encoding tRNA dihydrouridine synthase DusB, whose translation MEWKIGDVTIPNQVVVAPMAGVTNSAFRIICKEFGAGLVVCEMISDRGIMYKNKKTLDMMFVDPNEHPMSIQIFGGTKDTLVEAAKFVDQNTSADIIDINMGCPVNKVVKTDAGARWLLDPNKVYEMVSYVTDAVKKPVTVKMRTGWDEDHILAVENALAAEKAGASALAMHGRTRKQMYTGHADWEILKQVANELTIPFMGNGDIRTPQDAKKMIEYVGADAAMMGRAVEGNPWVLRQTQHYLETGEILPEPTAEQKIQTAKEHLHRLVELKGDYVGSHEFRGQSGYYLKGISHSARTKVALNNADGEEAMNAIFDEFLEKNAKRNSQHQEIAQ comes from the coding sequence ATGGAATGGAAAATCGGTGACGTTACAATTCCTAATCAAGTTGTCGTTGCACCAATGGCTGGTGTAACTAATTCTGCATTCAGAATTATTTGTAAGGAATTTGGTGCGGGTTTAGTTGTTTGTGAAATGATTTCTGACCGTGGCATTATGTATAAAAACAAAAAGACTCTAGATATGATGTTTGTTGATCCCAATGAACATCCAATGAGTATTCAAATTTTTGGTGGTACTAAGGATACTTTAGTTGAAGCCGCTAAATTTGTTGATCAAAACACATCTGCAGATATCATTGACATCAATATGGGATGCCCAGTGAATAAAGTGGTTAAAACTGATGCTGGAGCACGGTGGTTGCTTGATCCAAACAAAGTTTACGAAATGGTTTCTTATGTAACTGATGCGGTTAAAAAGCCAGTTACTGTCAAAATGAGAACTGGTTGGGACGAAGATCATATTTTAGCAGTTGAAAATGCTTTAGCTGCTGAAAAAGCTGGTGCTTCTGCATTGGCCATGCATGGTCGTACACGTAAACAAATGTATACTGGTCATGCTGATTGGGAAATTTTAAAGCAAGTTGCCAATGAACTCACAATTCCATTTATGGGTAACGGAGACATTAGAACTCCTCAAGACGCTAAGAAAATGATTGAGTATGTTGGTGCAGATGCTGCAATGATGGGTAGAGCCGTTGAAGGTAACCCTTGGGTATTACGTCAGACACAACATTACCTTGAAACTGGTGAAATTTTACCAGAACCAACTGCTGAACAAAAAATTCAAACTGCTAAGGAACATCTACATCGCTTAGTTGAATTGAAAGGTGATTATGTTGGATCTCATGAGTTTAGAGGCCAATCTGGTTACTATTTAAAGGGAATCTCACATTCTGCTAGAACAAAAGTTGCTTTGAACAATGCTGATGGTGAAGAGGCAATGAATGCTATTTTTGACGAATTTTTGGAAAAAAACGCCAAACGAAATTCACAACATCAAGAAATCGCTCAATAA